TGAGGCATATACATAGATTTTGGCCTGCctataaataatataagcatTATACAATTTTTTCACATTTTTATACATATGAGACCAATAAAAATGTTATAACAAAATATCATAAGTCTTATGTACACCAAAGTAACCCATTAATCCCTCAcaatgacaaatcaagttattATCGCTTAATTCAAAGTTTACGAGATGagaattatatttgaaaaacgTGAAATAATGAGAAAACTAAATCACAATCTCTTCGGCTCATGTGGACAGACAATACAATTTCAATTGTATAATGCATGTATGACCAAATTGTATTTAgaccaattttgttattttgatattttaatattttataaaatttattttaaattaatttagtctaAATTAGAAACTAAATTCATACAGCTTATTAGGAAATGATTTCTCCaacacaatttaaaaaaatgatctttaatataatttaagtttgactatttgactacatactcttcctatattgtaattataccTTTCTATACTAGAAAAATTAGGATTTTGAGTCTATAAAAACACCGTTAAGGTGGCCAGCACAAATTAATCAATGAAGAGAAATAATATTATGCACAATATTTTGattctttttcattatttaaaaatttatcaaggTTCAACCTTGTAATTTTCTAATATAATTTACTTCATACTTAGTTAATTtatcaagaattttttttttatattttttaagtagaatcgcttgattatctatgtaaCTAATTACATTGATTAGGATACAGTAGAGTAATTTTttgtattattaatttattcgacataaaagaattcaaataaattttattttatttagattgATTTCAAAAAATAACAATGAATTACAAAAAGTGCATACTAACTAAGGGCTTAGATTTGTATTCCTATTTTTTGCCTCTAGGTTCCTTGcttattattgaaattttaccTGCAGCAAAAAATAAAGGAATTTTTTTATCTTGTAAGATGAATGGTTCTGAACGAATTCAATAAGAATATAAGAAACTTTTCTACTTTAtaaatttgttttttaaaaaatagttcaaatggaaatttttaatttatttttccagAACTGGACCCTCCTTTTGAGAATCCATGGAAAATTATGAACCATGCTGGTTCCTTTCTCACGATTCCTGAAATGCACAGGAAATCCAGCCCCAGCTCCATGCTTCTTCAGAAAATGCTTTAACGCATGGGCTTCACAAATCAAGAATGCCTCCTCCCCCTACAAAGCTTTGGACCTCTACTTCCAAATGCACCGCCGCTCCGTCCCTTTTGATAGCTTCTCTATTCTCTTCACACTCAAATCATGCACCCGTTTGCAGAGCCTCGTCATCATTCGTCATCTCCATTCTCATATAATCAAATTGGGATTCATCACTCACGTATACGTTGCCACTTCTCTACTCCATGCTTATGTTGTTACATCATTTAGTAATGCTCGTGTATTGTTCGACGAAATGCCTGAGAGAAACACTGTTACGTGGAATACAATGATTACAGCGTATTCAAGGTCAGGGAATATAAAAAAAGCACGGGGCATTTTTGAGGAAATGCCGTTGAGGAATGCGGCTTCTTTGTCTGCCATGATTAGGGCCTACTTTGACCGTGGCTATTGGGATCAAGGGCTATCGTTATTTCGAGAAATGATATCAAGTGGGGAAATAAAACCAGACGAAGTGACCGTGGGAACTGTTTTATCATGTTGCATAAACTTAGGCTCTCTTGCATTGCTAGTTGGGGAGTCGGTTCATGGCTTTACTGTGAAGAATGGGTGGGAGCTGAATGTGGAAATTGGCACAATTCTGGTTGACATGTATGCTAAGTGCGGTCATATGAAGAATTCTTTCAGACTTTTTGATTTGATGCCAGAAAGGAATGTCATGTCTTGGACTGCGTTGATATGTGGGGCATCACAAAATGGCTTTAGTCAGGAAGCGTTGATCTTGTTTAAGATGATGCAAGAGACAAACGTTAGACCTAATGAGCTGACTTTCACTGGCATTCTTAATGCGTGTGCTCATTCGGGGCTAATTGAAGAAGGCAGAAAATATTTCAAGATGATTGAAGAGTATGGTTTGGAGCACAGAATTCAGCATTATGGATGCATGGTTGATCTGCTTGGCAAGGCAGGGTTGTTAGAAGAAGCTTATGAGGTTATTAAGAAAATGAAACTTGATACTAATGCTTTTATCTGGGGCTCCTTTTTATCAGCCTGCAAGGAGCATAAGCAGTTTGACATGGCTGAAATAGTGATTGAACCCATCTTGAGTGCAATAAAGCCAGAGAATGATGGAGGCATTTATACTCTTATTTGTGATTTGTATGCTTTAAATGAGAAATGGGATGATGCAGAGAGA
The sequence above is a segment of the Manihot esculenta cultivar AM560-2 chromosome 5, M.esculenta_v8, whole genome shotgun sequence genome. Coding sequences within it:
- the LOC110614955 gene encoding pentatricopeptide repeat-containing protein At1g33350, which encodes MLVPFSRFLKCTGNPAPAPCFFRKCFNAWASQIKNASSPYKALDLYFQMHRRSVPFDSFSILFTLKSCTRLQSLVIIRHLHSHIIKLGFITHVYVATSLLHAYVVTSFSNARVLFDEMPERNTVTWNTMITAYSRSGNIKKARGIFEEMPLRNAASLSAMIRAYFDRGYWDQGLSLFREMISSGEIKPDEVTVGTVLSCCINLGSLALLVGESVHGFTVKNGWELNVEIGTILVDMYAKCGHMKNSFRLFDLMPERNVMSWTALICGASQNGFSQEALILFKMMQETNVRPNELTFTGILNACAHSGLIEEGRKYFKMIEEYGLEHRIQHYGCMVDLLGKAGLLEEAYEVIKKMKLDTNAFIWGSFLSACKEHKQFDMAEIVIEPILSAIKPENDGGIYTLICDLYALNEKWDDAERVRKLMLNQNVRKARGSSFIRN